In Streptomyces nodosus, one DNA window encodes the following:
- the gyrA gene encoding DNA gyrase subunit A encodes MADENTPSTPEAEGGETTLRVEPVGLETEMQRSYLDYAMSVIVSRALPDVRDGLKPVHRRVLYAMYDGGYRPEKGFYKCARVVGDVMGNYHPHGDSSIYDALVRLAQPWSMRMPLVDSNGNFGSPGNDPAAAMRYTECKMAPLSMEMVRDIDEDTVDFTDNYDGRSQEPTVLPSRFPNLLINGSAGIAVGMATNIPPHNLREVAAGAQWYLEHPDASHEELLDALIERIKGPDFPTGALVVGRKGIEEAYRTGRGSITMRAVVEVEEIQNRQCLVVTELPYQVNPDNLAQKIADLVKDGKIGGIADVRDETSSRTGQRLVIVLKRDAVAKVVLNNLYKHTDLQTNFGANMLALVDGVPRTLSLDAFIRHWVTHQVEVVVRRTRFRLRKAEERAHILRGLLKALDAIDEVIALIRRSDTVDTAREGLMRLLEIDEIQANAILEMQLRRLAALERQKIVQEHDELQAKITEYNAILASPVRQRGIISEELTAIVEKYGEDRRTQLVPFEGDMSIEDLIAEEDIVVTVSRGGYIKRTKTDDYRAQKRGGKGVRGTKLKEDDIVNHFFVSTTHHWLLFFTNKGRVYRAKAYELPDAGRDARGQHVANLLAFQPDEAIAEILAVRDYEAAPYLVLATKGGLVKKTPLKDYDSPRSGGVIAINLRAMEDGSDDELIGAELVSSDDDLLLISKKAQSIRFTATDESLRPMGRATSGVKGMSFRGSDELLSMNVVRPGTFVFTATDGGYAKRTAVDEYRVQGRGGLGIKAAKIVEDRGSLVGALVVEETDEILAITLSGGVIRTRVNEVRETGRDTMGVQLINLGKRDAVVGIARNAEAGREAEEVDGDEAVDETAEDAATSGTDEGEAPSAE; translated from the coding sequence ATGGCCGACGAGAACACTCCGAGCACCCCTGAGGCAGAGGGCGGCGAGACCACTCTGCGCGTCGAGCCCGTCGGGCTCGAGACGGAGATGCAGCGCTCCTACCTCGACTACGCGATGTCCGTCATCGTCTCGCGTGCGCTGCCCGATGTACGGGACGGTCTGAAGCCCGTGCACCGCCGTGTCCTGTACGCGATGTACGACGGCGGCTACCGGCCCGAGAAGGGCTTCTACAAGTGCGCCCGCGTCGTCGGCGACGTCATGGGCAACTACCACCCGCACGGCGACTCCTCGATCTACGACGCGCTGGTCCGTCTGGCGCAGCCGTGGTCGATGCGGATGCCGCTGGTGGACTCCAACGGAAACTTCGGCTCCCCGGGCAACGACCCCGCCGCCGCCATGCGCTACACCGAGTGCAAGATGGCGCCGTTGTCCATGGAGATGGTCCGGGACATCGACGAGGACACCGTCGACTTCACGGACAACTACGACGGCCGGTCCCAGGAGCCGACGGTCCTGCCGTCCCGCTTCCCCAACCTGCTGATCAACGGCTCCGCCGGTATCGCGGTCGGCATGGCGACCAACATCCCGCCGCACAACCTCCGCGAGGTCGCCGCCGGAGCCCAGTGGTACCTGGAGCACCCGGACGCCTCGCACGAGGAGCTGCTGGACGCCCTGATCGAGCGCATCAAGGGCCCCGACTTCCCGACCGGCGCCCTGGTGGTGGGCCGCAAGGGCATCGAGGAGGCGTACCGCACCGGCCGCGGCTCGATCACCATGCGCGCGGTCGTCGAGGTCGAGGAGATCCAGAACCGCCAGTGCCTGGTGGTCACGGAGCTGCCGTACCAGGTCAACCCGGACAACCTCGCGCAGAAGATCGCCGACCTGGTGAAGGACGGCAAGATCGGCGGTATCGCGGACGTCCGTGACGAGACGTCCTCCCGTACCGGTCAGCGGCTGGTCATCGTGCTCAAGCGGGACGCGGTCGCCAAGGTCGTCCTGAACAACCTCTACAAGCACACCGACCTGCAGACGAACTTCGGCGCCAACATGCTGGCGCTCGTCGACGGCGTGCCGCGCACCCTGTCCCTGGACGCGTTCATCCGCCACTGGGTGACGCACCAGGTCGAGGTCGTCGTCCGCCGTACGCGCTTCCGGCTGCGCAAGGCCGAGGAGCGGGCGCACATCCTGCGCGGTCTGCTGAAGGCCCTGGACGCCATCGACGAGGTCATCGCGCTGATCCGGCGCAGCGACACCGTCGACACCGCCCGTGAGGGCCTGATGCGCCTGCTGGAGATCGACGAGATCCAGGCGAACGCCATCCTCGAGATGCAGCTGCGGCGACTGGCCGCCCTGGAGCGGCAGAAGATCGTCCAGGAGCACGACGAGCTCCAGGCGAAGATCACCGAGTACAACGCGATCCTCGCCTCGCCGGTCCGCCAGCGCGGCATCATCAGCGAGGAACTGACCGCGATCGTGGAGAAGTACGGCGAGGACCGCCGTACCCAGCTGGTGCCGTTCGAGGGCGACATGTCCATCGAGGACCTGATCGCCGAGGAGGACATCGTCGTCACGGTCAGCCGCGGCGGCTACATCAAGCGCACCAAGACCGACGACTACCGTGCCCAGAAGCGCGGTGGCAAGGGCGTGCGCGGCACGAAGCTGAAGGAAGACGACATCGTTAACCACTTCTTCGTGTCGACGACGCACCACTGGCTGCTGTTCTTCACCAACAAGGGCCGGGTCTACCGGGCGAAGGCGTACGAGCTGCCGGACGCCGGCCGGGACGCGCGTGGTCAGCATGTGGCCAATCTGCTGGCCTTCCAGCCGGACGAGGCGATCGCCGAGATCCTCGCGGTCCGCGACTACGAGGCCGCGCCGTACCTGGTGCTCGCGACCAAGGGCGGTCTGGTCAAGAAGACGCCGCTGAAGGATTACGATTCGCCGCGCTCCGGCGGTGTCATCGCGATCAACCTCCGCGCGATGGAGGACGGTTCGGACGACGAGCTGATCGGGGCCGAGCTGGTCTCCTCCGACGACGATCTGCTTCTGATCAGCAAGAAGGCCCAGTCGATCCGCTTCACCGCGACCGATGAGTCGCTGCGACCCATGGGCCGTGCCACCTCGGGCGTCAAGGGCATGAGTTTCCGCGGGAGCGACGAACTGCTCTCGATGAATGTGGTCCGACCCGGTACGTTCGTGTTCACTGCCACGGACGGCGGATACGCGAAGCGGACCGCCGTCGACGAGTACCGCGTCCAGGGCCGTGGCGGCCTCGGTATCAAGGCTGCCAAGATCGTCGAGGACCGGGGTTCGCTCGTCGGCGCGCTGGTGGTCGAGGAGACGGATGAGATCCTCGCCATCACGCTGTCGGGTGGCGTGATCCGTACCCGGGTCAATGAGGTCAGGGAGACGGGCCGTGACACCATGGGCGTCCAACTGATCAACCTGGGCAAGCGAGATGCCGTGGTCGGCATCGCTCGTAACGCCGAGGCGGGGCGCGAGGCGGAGGAAGTCGACGGCGACGAGGCCGTGGACGAGACCGCCGAGGATGCCGCAACCAGCGGTACGGACGAGGGTGAGGCGCCCTCGGCCGAGTAG
- a CDS encoding DUF3566 domain-containing protein has protein sequence MSGATGAGSTDTQTDGGGRGSATDSAHSHESHGSQGGTVTDTRGPGARHQTTGAGPTAPQTGTPVPGAQQATVPEPTSPLPGERGPQQPAGPYHPPQAYQTQPAGSVRKPRTGASTTPRTRKARLRVSKADPWSVMKVSFLLSVALGICTVVASAVLWMVMDAMGVFSTVGSTLAEATGSNESNGFDLQSFLSLPRVLTFAAVIAVIDVILATALATLGAFIYNISAGFVGGVELTLAEDE, from the coding sequence GTGAGCGGAGCCACGGGCGCCGGATCGACCGATACGCAAACGGACGGCGGCGGCCGTGGCTCCGCCACGGACTCGGCCCACTCCCATGAGTCTCATGGATCCCAGGGGGGAACTGTGACGGACACCCGAGGCCCGGGGGCCCGGCATCAGACGACGGGAGCGGGACCGACCGCTCCCCAGACCGGTACGCCCGTGCCGGGTGCGCAGCAGGCCACGGTCCCGGAGCCCACCTCCCCCCTGCCGGGGGAGCGCGGGCCCCAGCAGCCGGCGGGGCCCTACCACCCGCCGCAGGCGTACCAGACGCAGCCGGCGGGCTCCGTACGCAAGCCCCGCACCGGCGCGAGCACCACCCCGCGCACCCGCAAGGCGCGGCTGCGGGTGTCGAAGGCCGACCCCTGGTCGGTGATGAAGGTCAGCTTCCTGCTCTCCGTCGCGCTTGGTATTTGTACCGTCGTCGCGTCGGCGGTGCTGTGGATGGTCATGGACGCGATGGGTGTGTTCTCGACGGTCGGCAGCACACTGGCCGAGGCCACCGGCTCCAACGAGTCGAACGGCTTCGACCTCCAGTCGTTCCTGTCGCTGCCGCGCGTACTGACCTTCGCGGCGGTGATCGCGGTCATCGACGTCATCCTGGCGACCGCGCTGGCGACCCTCGGCGCGTTCATCTACAACATCTCCGCGGGCTTCGTGGGCGGCGTCGAACTGACGCTGGCGGAGGACGAGTAG
- the ehuB gene encoding ectoine/hydroxyectoine ABC transporter substrate-binding protein EhuB, with amino-acid sequence MVRPRTNDARKPGTTRRSLLGGVAAFGVLGAAGCSRVATASTTRGGDLLGRLKAQGVVRLGIAGEIPFGYIDRNGDLTGEAPELAKVIFRRLGVDRVQPVPTEFGSLIPGLNSQQFDVVSAGMYINPERCRQVVFSDPDYQMLDSFIVRKGNPKGLHTYRDVVEKKAKFATGTGYAEIEYAVAAGYRQSDILIVPDQVAGLNAVEAGRADVFAGTALTTREVVKKSRTAEATEPFAPLVKGRPHVDGGGFAFRPTETGLRDAFNAELKKMKESGELLRILRPFGFTRAEMTDMTAKELCRG; translated from the coding sequence ATGGTTCGACCACGGACGAATGACGCACGCAAACCCGGAACCACCAGACGGTCGCTGCTGGGCGGTGTCGCCGCGTTCGGTGTGCTGGGTGCCGCCGGTTGCAGTCGGGTGGCCACGGCCTCGACGACGCGGGGCGGTGATCTGCTCGGCCGGCTCAAGGCGCAGGGCGTCGTCCGCCTCGGCATCGCCGGCGAGATCCCCTTCGGCTATATCGACCGGAACGGCGACCTCACCGGTGAGGCCCCGGAGCTGGCGAAGGTCATCTTCAGGCGGCTCGGTGTCGACCGTGTCCAGCCCGTGCCGACCGAGTTCGGCTCGCTCATTCCCGGACTGAACTCACAGCAGTTCGACGTCGTCTCCGCCGGGATGTACATCAACCCGGAGCGCTGTCGGCAGGTCGTCTTCTCCGACCCCGACTACCAGATGCTCGACTCCTTCATCGTGCGCAAGGGGAATCCGAAGGGGCTGCACACCTATCGGGACGTCGTGGAGAAGAAGGCGAAGTTCGCCACCGGGACCGGATACGCCGAGATCGAGTACGCCGTGGCGGCCGGTTACCGGCAGAGCGACATCCTGATCGTCCCCGACCAGGTGGCCGGGCTGAACGCCGTCGAGGCCGGGCGCGCCGATGTGTTCGCCGGGACCGCGCTCACCACCCGCGAGGTGGTCAAGAAGTCCCGCACGGCGGAGGCCACCGAGCCTTTCGCTCCCCTGGTGAAGGGCAGACCGCACGTCGACGGCGGCGGCTTCGCGTTCCGGCCCACCGAGACGGGACTGCGGGACGCCTTCAACGCCGAGCTGAAGAAGATGAAGGAGAGCGGCGAGCTCCTCCGCATTCTGCGTCCGTTCGGCTTCACCCGGGCCGAGATGACCGACATGACGGCGAAGGAGCTGTGCCGCGGATGA
- the ehuC gene encoding ectoine/hydroxyectoine ABC transporter permease subunit EhuC, with product MTPGLWELVLKGVWTTVQLLVFSGLLAAAVSFAVGIARTHRRWAVRFLAGCYTEVFRGTSALIMIFWVFFVLPLAFGWQLVPMWAGTLALGLTYGAYGAEIVRGALNAVDPAQREGGTALGFTPWQQMRKILLPQAVPEMIPPFSNLLVELLKGTALVSVMGMGDLAFSGNLVRLALQESAQIYTYILLVYFVIAFLLTRLMRGLEHRLKAAAGKVPGPALPVRRSGASTVGGGAS from the coding sequence ATGACCCCGGGACTCTGGGAACTCGTACTGAAGGGTGTCTGGACCACCGTCCAGCTCCTGGTGTTCAGCGGGCTGCTCGCGGCGGCCGTCTCCTTCGCCGTCGGTATCGCGCGCACTCACCGGCGCTGGGCCGTCCGCTTTCTCGCGGGCTGCTACACGGAGGTGTTCCGTGGCACCTCGGCCCTGATCATGATCTTCTGGGTGTTCTTCGTGCTGCCCCTCGCCTTCGGCTGGCAGCTGGTGCCGATGTGGGCGGGCACCCTCGCTTTGGGGCTGACGTACGGGGCGTACGGCGCCGAGATCGTGCGCGGGGCTCTGAACGCCGTCGACCCGGCGCAGCGCGAGGGCGGGACGGCGCTGGGCTTCACCCCGTGGCAGCAGATGCGGAAGATCCTTCTGCCGCAGGCGGTGCCGGAGATGATCCCGCCGTTCTCCAATCTGCTGGTCGAACTGCTCAAGGGCACCGCGCTGGTCTCCGTGATGGGCATGGGCGACCTGGCGTTCAGCGGCAATCTGGTGCGGCTCGCGCTCCAGGAGAGCGCGCAGATCTACACCTACATCCTGCTCGTCTACTTCGTGATCGCCTTTCTGCTGACCCGGCTGATGCGGGGGCTCGAACACCGGCTCAAGGCCGCGGCCGGGAAGGTGCCAGGGCCTGCGCTGCCGGTACGGCGGTCCGGTGCGAGCACGGTCGGGGGTGGCGCCTCGTGA
- the ehuD gene encoding ectoine/hydroxyectoine ABC transporter permease subunit EhuD, with protein sequence MTWDWGAVRDFLPHFWDGLLVTLQALVLGSLISFALGLVWALLLHTPARPHAPSGARRWYALVRWPVALVTEFIRDTPLLVQLFFLFYVLPEWGLTLSALTTGVIAIGLHYSTYTMQVYRAGIEAVPAGQWEAAAALSLPPRRAWTAVILPQAIRRVVPALGNYVIAMLKDTPMLMTITVLDMLGEARLFSQQHFQFTEPLTVIGVAFVLISCPASLLLRALERRLVR encoded by the coding sequence GTGACGTGGGACTGGGGCGCCGTACGCGATTTCCTGCCGCACTTCTGGGACGGACTGCTCGTCACCCTCCAGGCGCTGGTCCTCGGCTCGCTGATCTCCTTCGCCCTCGGGCTGGTGTGGGCGCTGCTGCTGCATACGCCGGCCCGCCCCCATGCCCCGTCGGGCGCGCGCCGGTGGTACGCCCTGGTGCGCTGGCCGGTGGCGCTGGTGACCGAGTTCATTCGTGACACCCCGCTGCTGGTGCAGCTCTTCTTCCTCTTCTATGTGCTTCCCGAGTGGGGGCTGACCCTGTCCGCGCTGACCACCGGTGTCATCGCGATCGGGCTGCACTACTCGACGTACACGATGCAGGTCTACCGCGCCGGCATCGAGGCCGTGCCCGCCGGCCAGTGGGAGGCGGCCGCCGCGCTGAGCCTGCCGCCCCGGCGCGCCTGGACCGCGGTGATCCTGCCGCAGGCGATCCGCCGGGTCGTACCGGCGCTCGGCAACTATGTGATCGCGATGCTCAAGGACACGCCGATGCTGATGACGATCACCGTCCTCGACATGCTCGGTGAGGCGCGGCTCTTCTCCCAGCAGCACTTCCAGTTCACCGAGCCGCTCACCGTCATCGGTGTGGCCTTCGTGCTCATCTCCTGTCCCGCCTCCCTCCTCCTGCGAGCCCTGGAGCGACGCCTTGTCCGCTGA
- the ehuA gene encoding ectoine/hydroxyectoine ABC transporter ATP-binding protein EhuA, with product MKEPDARTGPPAADGELIRFDQVTKRFGDHTVLDRLDFSVDAGRHVTLIGPSGSGKTTILRLLMTLATPDEGTITVGGQRLFPAGEKQVREIRKNIGMVFQQFNLFPNMRVLRNITEAPVTVLGLSKDEAEQRARELLDLVGLGEHLDKYPSQLSGGQQQRVAIARALAMRPQVLLLDEVTSALDPELVAGVLDVLRDIAHTTDITMLCVTHEMGFARDISDQILMFDSGRVIESGAPEKIFSEPEHPRTREFLGAVL from the coding sequence ATGAAGGAACCCGACGCCCGCACCGGCCCGCCGGCGGCCGACGGCGAGCTGATCCGCTTCGACCAGGTCACCAAGCGCTTCGGCGACCACACGGTCCTCGACCGGCTCGACTTCTCGGTGGACGCGGGCAGACATGTCACGCTGATCGGCCCCTCGGGCTCCGGCAAGACGACGATCCTGCGGCTGCTGATGACCCTGGCCACGCCCGACGAGGGCACCATCACCGTGGGCGGGCAGCGGCTCTTCCCGGCCGGCGAGAAACAGGTCCGGGAGATCCGCAAGAACATCGGGATGGTCTTCCAGCAGTTCAACCTGTTTCCGAACATGAGGGTGCTGCGGAACATCACCGAGGCGCCGGTCACCGTCCTCGGCCTCTCGAAGGACGAGGCGGAGCAGCGGGCGCGCGAGCTGCTTGACCTGGTCGGGCTCGGCGAGCACCTCGACAAGTACCCGAGCCAGCTCTCCGGCGGGCAGCAGCAGCGCGTCGCGATCGCCCGGGCGCTGGCGATGCGCCCGCAGGTGCTGCTGCTCGACGAGGTGACGTCCGCGCTCGACCCGGAGCTGGTCGCCGGAGTCCTCGATGTCCTGCGTGACATCGCCCACACCACGGACATCACGATGCTCTGTGTCACCCATGAGATGGGCTTCGCCCGGGACATCTCGGACCAGATCCTGATGTTCGATTCCGGGCGGGTCATCGAGTCGGGCGCCCCGGAGAAGATCTTCAGCGAGCCGGAGCACCCCCGCACCCGGGAGTTCCTCGGCGCGGTGCTCTGA
- a CDS encoding SAM-dependent methyltransferase has translation MSERSAGGTAAFNSSMAHPARVYNTWLGGKDNYPADREAAELAAAANPQIVPAVRANRAFLGRAVRQLVGKAGIRQFLDIGTGIPAADNTHEVAQRADPGARVVYVDNDPIVLAHARALLVSNAEGATDYLQADLRDVDDILTAARRTLDLSQPVGLMLVAVLQYIPDVDDPRDIVRRLLDALAPGSHVVLSHPAADIGAEKVAESMRVYNDRAAEHAGATPRTHAEVTRFFDGAELLDPGVVQLPEWHPEPADGPAPGALPMWCGVGRKP, from the coding sequence ATGAGCGAGCGTTCGGCGGGCGGAACGGCGGCCTTCAACTCTTCGATGGCCCATCCCGCGCGGGTGTACAACACCTGGCTGGGCGGCAAGGACAACTACCCCGCCGACCGGGAGGCGGCCGAACTGGCCGCCGCGGCCAACCCGCAGATCGTGCCGGCGGTCCGGGCCAACCGGGCGTTCCTGGGGCGGGCGGTGCGGCAGCTGGTCGGGAAGGCGGGGATCCGGCAGTTCCTCGACATCGGCACCGGGATCCCGGCGGCGGACAACACCCACGAGGTGGCCCAGCGGGCCGATCCCGGCGCCCGGGTCGTCTACGTCGACAACGACCCGATCGTGCTGGCTCACGCCCGTGCCCTGCTGGTCAGCAACGCGGAAGGGGCGACGGACTATCTCCAGGCGGATCTGCGTGATGTGGACGACATCCTGACGGCGGCTCGCCGGACGCTGGATCTGTCGCAGCCCGTGGGACTGATGCTCGTGGCGGTCCTCCAGTACATTCCGGACGTCGACGATCCCCGTGACATCGTGCGACGGCTGCTCGACGCGCTCGCCCCCGGCAGCCATGTCGTCCTCTCCCATCCGGCCGCGGACATCGGGGCCGAGAAGGTCGCCGAGTCGATGCGTGTGTACAACGACCGGGCCGCCGAGCACGCGGGAGCCACGCCCCGCACACATGCCGAGGTCACCCGGTTCTTCGACGGCGCGGAGCTCCTGGACCCGGGCGTCGTCCAGCTGCCCGAATGGCATCCCGAGCCCGCGGACGGCCCGGCCCCCGGCGCGCTGCCGATGTGGTGCGGGGTGGGCCGCAAGCCGTGA
- a CDS encoding DUF6344 domain-containing protein produces MARNKLMKLWTAVVTAFLALCTTLGLITPTAAAAVPQPQPERNGSVEETLPEQPQGSWPRDRSLPPTMKQRIRAEAHGSSPSCRHRQAAAVTPPAVPLARSSLRPGSDAAAPPLEQTTRQRN; encoded by the coding sequence ATGGCCCGGAACAAGCTCATGAAGCTCTGGACCGCCGTCGTCACCGCCTTCCTGGCCCTGTGCACGACGCTCGGACTGATCACCCCGACCGCCGCCGCGGCGGTACCCCAGCCCCAGCCGGAGCGCAACGGCAGCGTCGAGGAGACGCTGCCGGAGCAGCCCCAGGGAAGCTGGCCCCGAGACCGGTCCCTGCCCCCCACGATGAAACAACGGATCCGGGCCGAGGCCCACGGCTCCTCCCCGTCCTGCCGCCACCGACAGGCCGCCGCGGTCACACCTCCCGCGGTCCCCCTCGCCCGCTCCTCCCTCCGCCCCGGCTCCGACGCCGCGGCCCCGCCTCTCGAACAGACCACCCGGCAGCGGAACTGA
- a CDS encoding DLW-39 family protein, whose amino-acid sequence MKKLLLVALAAIGGLLVYRQIQADRAEQDLWTEATDSVPTGS is encoded by the coding sequence GTGAAGAAGCTTCTCCTGGTCGCACTGGCCGCCATCGGCGGGCTCCTCGTGTACCGCCAGATCCAGGCGGATCGCGCCGAGCAGGATCTGTGGACGGAGGCTACTGACTCCGTGCCCACGGGTTCGTGA
- a CDS encoding serine/threonine-protein kinase: MGEVFAGRYELVDPIGRGGAGAVWRAWDHRRRRYVAAKVLQQSDAHALLRFVREQALRIDHPHVLAPASWAADDDKVLFTMDLVAGGSLVHLVGDYGPLPPAFVCTLLDQLLSGLAAVHAEGVVHRDVKPANVLLEATGTARPRLRLSDFGVAMRLGEPRLTETDYVVGTPGYLAPEQLMGADPDFTADLFAVGLVALYLLQGARPDSRALVQHFTAHGTPGAPRGVPGPLWEVVATLLQPDPAARFRTATGARKALAAARELLPEPGSDDERTEIFEVEIFDQIGPLPQGFGPEGPLITPSGVTGPASVGPHGTDTTGVGPGETPSGAAGGAPKPPPAVVPGAGGEARPLGPGAIPPRPVTAPVSPGAGASAVVPGPPFPAVGPGSTPPALPPRPSVDPTPPPRPPALSDTGSFHLPPPLPRETVPRPPGQPPAPPAAAVATGPVPAHAAPHEPTWQPGHTPSAGPRTAPSLAVRGPAPAHTAAPSSQAPTRPGGPARHGRRPGARRPGPPAKIALPVLLLALLCFAVGFWALARV; the protein is encoded by the coding sequence ATGGGTGAGGTTTTCGCCGGGCGGTACGAACTGGTCGACCCCATCGGGCGCGGGGGAGCCGGGGCCGTCTGGCGCGCCTGGGACCACCGCCGGCGCCGCTATGTGGCCGCCAAGGTCCTGCAGCAGAGCGACGCCCATGCCCTGCTGCGGTTCGTACGCGAGCAGGCGCTGCGCATCGACCATCCTCATGTGCTGGCGCCCGCCAGCTGGGCCGCGGACGACGACAAGGTCCTGTTCACCATGGACCTGGTCGCCGGGGGCTCACTGGTGCATCTCGTCGGGGACTACGGCCCGTTGCCCCCGGCCTTCGTCTGCACCCTGCTGGACCAGCTGCTGTCCGGACTCGCCGCCGTGCACGCCGAGGGTGTGGTGCACCGGGACGTCAAGCCCGCCAATGTGCTGCTGGAGGCCACCGGCACCGCCCGCCCCCGGCTGCGGCTGTCGGACTTCGGCGTCGCCATGCGCCTGGGAGAGCCGAGGCTCACCGAGACCGACTATGTGGTGGGCACGCCCGGCTATCTGGCGCCCGAACAACTGATGGGCGCGGACCCGGACTTCACGGCCGATCTGTTCGCCGTCGGCCTGGTCGCGCTGTATCTGCTTCAGGGCGCCAGGCCGGACAGCAGAGCGCTGGTCCAGCACTTCACGGCCCATGGCACACCGGGTGCGCCCCGGGGCGTCCCCGGGCCCCTGTGGGAGGTCGTGGCGACCCTGCTGCAGCCGGATCCGGCCGCGCGGTTCCGCACCGCCACGGGGGCACGCAAGGCCCTGGCCGCGGCCCGGGAACTGCTGCCCGAGCCGGGCTCCGACGACGAGCGGACGGAGATCTTCGAGGTGGAGATCTTCGACCAGATCGGTCCGCTTCCCCAGGGTTTCGGCCCCGAAGGACCACTGATCACGCCGTCGGGGGTGACGGGCCCCGCATCCGTCGGACCGCACGGAACCGACACCACGGGCGTCGGCCCGGGGGAGACACCGTCCGGAGCGGCGGGGGGTGCTCCGAAGCCGCCGCCCGCCGTGGTCCCCGGGGCGGGCGGCGAAGCGCGGCCGCTGGGGCCCGGTGCGATACCGCCGCGGCCGGTCACCGCACCCGTCTCCCCGGGCGCCGGTGCCTCCGCGGTGGTGCCGGGGCCGCCGTTCCCCGCCGTAGGGCCCGGGTCCACGCCCCCTGCCCTGCCGCCCAGACCCTCGGTGGATCCGACGCCGCCCCCGAGGCCCCCCGCCCTGTCGGACACCGGAAGCTTCCATCTGCCGCCCCCGCTGCCGCGCGAGACGGTGCCGCGCCCGCCCGGGCAGCCCCCCGCACCACCCGCCGCGGCCGTGGCGACAGGCCCCGTGCCCGCCCACGCCGCACCCCATGAACCCACGTGGCAGCCCGGGCACACACCCTCCGCCGGCCCGCGCACCGCCCCGTCCCTCGCGGTGCGCGGGCCCGCCCCTGCGCACACCGCCGCCCCGTCCTCGCAGGCGCCCACCCGGCCGGGTGGCCCGGCACGCCACGGCAGAAGGCCGGGGGCCCGGCGCCCGGGACCACCGGCGAAGATCGCCCTACCGGTCCTGCTGCTCGCGCTCCTCTGTTTCGCGGTGGGTTTCTGGGCCCTGGCACGCGTCTGA
- a CDS encoding helix-turn-helix domain-containing protein has product MDAAQQEATARARELQRNWYGEPLGALFRKLIDDLGLNQARLAGVLGLSAPMLSQLMSGQRAKIGNPAVVQRVQLLQDLAGQVADGSVSAAEATERMDEIRKSQGGSVLSNTTQTTNGSGAPTVKRVVREIQSLLRSVAAAGDIIDAANTLAPTHPELAEFLRVYGAGRTSDAVAHYQSHQN; this is encoded by the coding sequence ATGGACGCCGCACAGCAGGAAGCCACCGCAAGAGCGCGGGAGCTGCAGCGGAACTGGTACGGGGAGCCGTTGGGGGCGCTCTTCCGTAAGCTCATCGACGATCTCGGGCTCAACCAGGCTCGTCTCGCCGGTGTACTGGGGCTGTCCGCACCGATGCTGTCCCAGCTGATGAGCGGTCAGCGCGCCAAGATCGGCAATCCCGCGGTGGTCCAGCGGGTGCAGTTGCTCCAGGACCTGGCCGGGCAGGTCGCGGACGGCAGCGTGAGCGCCGCCGAGGCGACCGAGCGGATGGACGAGATCAGAAAGTCGCAGGGGGGCTCCGTGCTCAGCAACACCACACAGACGACGAACGGTTCGGGCGCGCCCACGGTCAAGCGGGTGGTCCGTGAGATCCAGTCGCTGCTGCGCTCGGTGGCGGCGGCCGGAGACATCATCGACGCGGCGAACACCCTCGCCCCGACCCACCCGGAACTGGCAGAGTTCCTCCGGGTGTACGGCGCCGGCCGCACCTCCGACGCGGTCGCCCACTACCAGTCCCACCAGAACTGA